One Priestia aryabhattai DNA segment encodes these proteins:
- a CDS encoding NAD(P)-dependent oxidoreductase — MTKEKIGFIGTGVMGQSMAGHLIDAGHEVLVYTRTKTRAQVLLEKGAKWKETVQEVAEQSDVIITMVGYPHDVKEIYLGKDGIIHNAKKGCYTIDMTTSSPILAREIYQAAKEKHIHALDAPVSGGDIGAQKATLAIMVGGDSEAFSAVTPILEKMGTNIVLQGSAGAGQHTKMCNQIAIASNMMGVCEAILYAEKAGLNPNTVLKSIETGAAGSWSLSNLAPRMIKGDFEPGFYIKHFIKDMKIAIESAEEMELYTPGLKLAKSLYEQLEKQGDDNKGTQGLYTLLKQHALTV; from the coding sequence GTGACTAAAGAAAAAATTGGTTTTATCGGAACAGGCGTTATGGGTCAAAGCATGGCTGGACATTTAATTGACGCGGGACATGAAGTCCTTGTTTATACACGAACAAAAACTCGTGCTCAAGTATTACTTGAAAAAGGGGCCAAATGGAAAGAAACAGTTCAAGAAGTGGCCGAACAATCTGATGTTATTATCACAATGGTAGGCTACCCTCACGATGTAAAAGAGATTTATTTAGGAAAAGATGGCATTATACATAATGCAAAGAAAGGCTGCTATACAATTGATATGACGACATCAAGCCCTATACTTGCTCGTGAGATTTATCAAGCGGCAAAAGAGAAGCATATTCATGCGCTTGACGCTCCTGTTTCAGGAGGAGATATTGGGGCTCAGAAAGCAACATTAGCGATTATGGTAGGAGGCGATTCTGAAGCATTCTCTGCCGTTACGCCTATTCTTGAAAAAATGGGGACAAATATCGTTCTTCAAGGAAGCGCTGGTGCTGGTCAACATACAAAAATGTGCAATCAAATTGCTATCGCCTCTAATATGATGGGTGTATGCGAAGCTATACTTTATGCTGAAAAAGCCGGATTAAATCCAAATACCGTTCTAAAAAGTATTGAAACAGGCGCAGCGGGAAGCTGGTCGTTAAGCAATTTAGCTCCTCGCATGATTAAAGGAGACTTCGAACCAGGTTTTTATATTAAACACTTTATTAAAGATATGAAGATTGCCATTGAATCAGCTGAAGAAATGGAGCTATATACACCAGGGTTAAAATTAGCAAAATCGCTTTATGAACAGCTCGAAAAACAAGGCGATGATAATAAAGGAACACAGGGTCTGTATACCCTTTTAAAACAGCACGCACTAACTGTATAA
- a CDS encoding YjzD family protein — protein sequence MRVVMAFVWGFLLMNMAVYVISAMTGGTYSFATASILGVVFTLVVILIGELGVPNKPANNHH from the coding sequence ATGCGTGTCGTAATGGCTTTTGTTTGGGGCTTTTTACTAATGAATATGGCAGTGTACGTAATCTCTGCAATGACGGGCGGTACTTACAGTTTCGCAACCGCTTCCATCCTTGGAGTAGTTTTCACGCTAGTTGTAATTTTGATTGGAGAACTGGGTGTACCGAATAAACCAGCAAATAATCACCACTAA
- a CDS encoding alpha/beta hydrolase, with amino-acid sequence MIHRRFFSLDTQWNVVHVPERPNGFGVLVLGDKDHFVESSTSLWIQHGGRSQLLQCLQDEGYTVFYSNLYGRHWGSPEAYHLAKQLYHLVMKQEILNKRIHILAEGMGALLALQLMENDGNTFIRSVGLLNPCIDLHTHAEHEKNNKFFYKQFAKDLTQAYKVERKQVSKLIKEYPSVTELKSTLPVKIWTAPNASTHYPIAHSKKYELHREELHSPIMLSLYLPEKNYLFERSLLQFYKQHEKVL; translated from the coding sequence ATGATACATCGACGCTTTTTTAGCTTAGATACGCAATGGAATGTCGTACATGTCCCTGAACGACCGAATGGTTTCGGTGTGTTAGTATTGGGTGATAAAGATCATTTTGTTGAAAGTTCAACTAGCTTATGGATTCAGCACGGCGGAAGATCACAGCTGTTGCAATGTTTACAAGATGAAGGATACACAGTATTTTATTCCAATTTATATGGCCGGCATTGGGGGTCTCCTGAAGCATATCACCTTGCAAAACAACTTTATCATTTAGTAATGAAACAAGAAATTTTGAATAAACGAATTCATATTTTAGCTGAAGGAATGGGGGCCCTGTTAGCGCTACAGCTAATGGAAAATGACGGGAATACGTTCATTCGATCAGTTGGTTTATTAAATCCATGTATTGATCTTCATACGCATGCAGAACATGAAAAAAACAATAAATTCTTTTATAAACAATTCGCGAAGGACTTGACTCAAGCTTATAAAGTGGAGCGGAAGCAAGTATCAAAGCTAATTAAGGAGTACCCTTCTGTTACAGAATTAAAATCAACGCTGCCCGTGAAGATATGGACCGCGCCTAATGCCTCTACTCATTATCCAATTGCACACAGCAAAAAATATGAACTACATCGTGAAGAACTTCACTCTCCGATTATGCTTTCACTTTATTTGCCGGAAAAAAACTATCTGTTTGAACGGTCTCTTCTCCAATTTTATAAACAGCATGAAAAAGTGTTATAA
- a CDS encoding NAD-dependent epimerase/dehydratase family protein has product MGNVVVIGVNRFIGFHLCMAFLDEGTEVKGYTHSAHKEEDDLQEEMKFFLGRNANYVSTEVGDSLDMITSETDIVYFTYFDGGDFYHPDFLRQKMQKAQQVLIQALNKCRQFNIRFVFVSTMRVFGDQQRKIEETTVPAPDSSEGRLYVHFERMIEKYKDGGWPIMIVRTPTLYGPWQPLSMCYSKNIAGYEEAFNVMEGTDFIVYIDDAVSALRRCKTAGYSYEVVHLVEEKLQPWSAGANITHMDVKEEVAQEKYEISRKAKELLHFSSRVTAKEGIYLQKKHMRTFFLPLH; this is encoded by the coding sequence ATGGGAAATGTAGTAGTAATAGGGGTAAACCGCTTTATTGGTTTTCATTTATGTATGGCTTTTTTAGACGAAGGTACAGAAGTAAAAGGATATACACATTCTGCTCATAAAGAAGAAGATGATTTGCAGGAAGAGATGAAATTTTTCTTAGGGCGAAACGCTAATTATGTATCGACTGAAGTAGGAGATTCATTAGATATGATTACCTCAGAAACGGATATTGTCTACTTTACGTACTTTGATGGAGGAGATTTTTATCATCCTGATTTTTTAAGACAAAAAATGCAAAAAGCGCAGCAAGTGCTCATTCAAGCGCTTAACAAATGCCGTCAATTCAATATTCGATTTGTGTTTGTTTCTACCATGCGTGTATTTGGAGACCAGCAGCGAAAGATTGAAGAAACAACGGTTCCAGCACCGGACAGTAGTGAAGGAAGGCTATACGTTCATTTTGAGCGAATGATAGAAAAATATAAAGATGGTGGATGGCCCATTATGATTGTCAGAACGCCGACTCTTTACGGACCTTGGCAGCCTTTGTCAATGTGCTATTCTAAAAATATTGCAGGGTACGAAGAGGCTTTTAACGTTATGGAAGGCACAGATTTTATTGTTTATATTGACGACGCCGTCAGTGCACTTAGACGCTGTAAAACCGCTGGATATTCATACGAAGTGGTTCATTTAGTTGAAGAAAAGCTACAGCCTTGGAGTGCAGGAGCGAACATTACTCATATGGATGTGAAGGAAGAAGTGGCTCAAGAAAAATATGAAATCAGCAGGAAAGCGAAAGAACTGCTGCATTTTTCTTCAAGAGTAACGGCTAAAGAAGGAATTTATCTGCAAAAAAAACATATGAGAACATTCTTTTTACCTCTTCATTAA
- a CDS encoding ComZ family protein, which produces MEEQNMQFMQIAMKYLPEAKQILDETGVELSMEHVQPVLTLLTKVMNDAYELGKQDALAGNENN; this is translated from the coding sequence ATGGAAGAGCAAAATATGCAATTCATGCAAATTGCAATGAAGTATTTGCCAGAAGCAAAGCAGATCTTAGATGAAACAGGCGTTGAGTTATCAATGGAACATGTACAGCCGGTATTGACATTACTAACAAAAGTAATGAACGACGCCTATGAGCTTGGCAAGCAAGATGCGTTAGCTGGAAATGAAAACAACTAA
- a CDS encoding beta-ketoacyl-ACP synthase III encodes MNAGVLGIGRYVPEKVVTNLDLEKVMDTSDEWIRTRTGIQERRIAADNEDTSDLAYKAAVEALHKANVEAEDIDMIIVATVTPDQPFPTVSCMLQERLGAKKAASYDVSAACAGFMYGMITAKQFIETNAYKHILVVGVEKLSKITDWDDRNTAVLFGDGAGAVVMGPVSEGRGILSFELGSDGTGGKHLYQNELDHIVMNGREVFKFAVRQMGESAVNVIEKAGLTKEDVDFLVPHQANIRIMEAARQRLDLPEEKMSKTIQYYGNTSAASIPISIVHELEAGKIQDDDLIVMVGFGGGLTWGAIAIRWGK; translated from the coding sequence ATGAACGCTGGTGTTCTAGGAATTGGACGTTATGTACCAGAGAAAGTTGTAACAAATTTAGATCTTGAAAAAGTAATGGATACGTCAGATGAGTGGATTCGTACGCGCACAGGTATTCAAGAGCGCCGAATTGCAGCCGATAACGAGGACACATCTGATTTAGCTTATAAAGCAGCAGTTGAAGCTTTACATAAAGCTAACGTCGAAGCAGAAGATATTGACATGATCATTGTTGCTACGGTAACGCCAGATCAACCGTTTCCTACAGTATCATGTATGCTACAAGAAAGATTGGGAGCAAAAAAAGCAGCTTCTTACGATGTGAGTGCAGCATGTGCAGGATTTATGTACGGCATGATTACAGCTAAGCAATTTATTGAAACCAATGCTTACAAGCATATATTAGTGGTCGGTGTAGAAAAGCTTTCTAAGATTACAGATTGGGACGACCGTAACACGGCTGTTTTATTCGGAGACGGAGCAGGTGCAGTTGTAATGGGACCTGTATCAGAAGGACGAGGTATTTTATCCTTTGAATTAGGATCCGACGGCACAGGAGGCAAGCACTTGTATCAAAATGAGCTTGATCATATTGTAATGAACGGACGCGAAGTATTTAAGTTTGCTGTTCGACAGATGGGGGAATCTGCTGTTAATGTAATTGAAAAAGCAGGTTTAACAAAAGAGGATGTTGATTTTCTTGTACCTCATCAAGCGAATATTCGTATTATGGAAGCTGCAAGACAGCGATTAGATTTGCCTGAAGAAAAAATGTCTAAAACAATCCAATACTACGGCAATACATCAGCAGCATCGATTCCAATTTCAATTGTTCATGAGCTTGAAGCAGGGAAAATTCAAGATGATGATTTAATTGTAATGGTTGGCTTCGGAGGCGGCTTAACATGGGGAGCTATTGCTATTAGATGGGGAAAATAA
- the fabF gene encoding beta-ketoacyl-ACP synthase II: MNKKRVVVTGLGGLTPIGNDVETAWKNAVAGVSGVGPLTRLDADEFPAKVAAEVKDFNVEDFIDRKEARKMDRFTQYAMVAAMAAVKDADLTITEEIAPNVGVWIGSGIGGMETFENQYSTLLEKGARRVSPFFIPMMIPDMATGQVSIALGAKGVNSCTVTACATGTNSIGDAFKVIQRGDADVMVTGGTEAPITRLSIAGFCANKALSTNPDPATASRPFDKDRDGFVMGEGAGVIVLEELEHALARGARIYAEIVGYGSTGDAHHITAPAPGGEGGVRAMRHAIEDAGLQPSDIDYINAHGTSTGYNDKFETMAIKEVFGDHAQKVAISSTKSMTGHLLGAAGGVEAIFSVKAIQDGILPPTINYQTPDEECDLDYIPNKARKQEVNAVLSNSLGFGGHNATIIFKKYEA, from the coding sequence ATGAATAAAAAACGTGTAGTTGTAACAGGACTTGGTGGGCTTACACCAATTGGAAATGACGTAGAAACAGCTTGGAAAAACGCAGTAGCAGGTGTATCTGGCGTTGGTCCTTTAACAAGACTAGATGCAGATGAATTCCCGGCTAAAGTAGCGGCTGAAGTAAAAGATTTTAATGTGGAAGATTTTATTGACCGCAAAGAGGCTCGTAAGATGGATCGCTTTACTCAATATGCAATGGTAGCTGCAATGGCGGCTGTTAAAGATGCTGATTTGACTATTACAGAAGAAATTGCTCCAAACGTCGGCGTTTGGATTGGTTCTGGAATTGGCGGTATGGAAACGTTTGAAAATCAATACTCAACGTTATTAGAAAAAGGTGCTCGCCGTGTAAGTCCATTCTTCATTCCGATGATGATTCCTGATATGGCAACAGGACAAGTTTCCATTGCTTTAGGGGCGAAAGGAGTGAACTCTTGTACGGTAACGGCATGTGCAACAGGTACAAACTCCATTGGTGATGCGTTTAAAGTAATTCAACGCGGAGATGCAGACGTGATGGTTACGGGCGGTACGGAAGCGCCAATCACGCGTTTATCTATTGCTGGTTTCTGTGCGAATAAAGCACTTTCTACAAATCCAGATCCTGCAACAGCATCTCGTCCGTTTGATAAAGACCGCGACGGCTTCGTTATGGGAGAAGGTGCGGGTGTTATTGTGCTTGAAGAGCTTGAGCATGCATTAGCACGCGGCGCACGTATTTATGCTGAAATTGTGGGCTATGGTTCAACAGGAGATGCTCATCATATCACAGCGCCAGCTCCAGGAGGAGAAGGCGGCGTTCGTGCAATGCGCCATGCGATTGAAGATGCAGGCCTACAGCCAAGTGATATTGATTACATCAACGCTCACGGTACAAGTACAGGATACAATGATAAATTTGAAACAATGGCTATTAAAGAAGTGTTTGGTGACCACGCTCAAAAAGTAGCAATTAGTTCAACAAAGTCAATGACTGGACACTTGCTAGGAGCTGCTGGAGGAGTAGAAGCTATTTTTAGTGTGAAAGCAATTCAAGACGGTATTCTTCCTCCAACAATTAACTATCAAACACCTGATGAAGAGTGCGATTTAGACTACATTCCAAACAAAGCGCGTAAACAAGAAGTAAATGCGGTGCTAAGCAATTCACTTGGTTTTGGCGGTCACAATGCAACGATCATCTTTAAAAAATACGAAGCATAA
- a CDS encoding DUF2268 domain-containing protein, whose amino-acid sequence MPIVSTSTWTEPKEISRYLARYFKKLKEKEYMELLFNYGMCPPSLMFIKELEEMKKRQVWKKAKAHYEKLKKAWNGPDVSVLVLPSNPRNRKMQREFNGRAGVAFTDKLFVFMTSHTSDEEMLAVLTHEYHHVCRLKAINKSDETITLLDAMMMEGLAERAVEEYCGKKHLAPWTNYYTIEEAKKMWEKYVKPYYNLCADEKKYDQLLFGQNWYPEMMGYNIGYHLVTSCMKPQILTTTQLLPLSTNTILKKSAFQL is encoded by the coding sequence ATGCCGATTGTTTCAACTTCTACTTGGACGGAGCCGAAAGAAATAAGCCGTTATCTTGCGCGCTACTTTAAGAAATTAAAAGAAAAAGAATATATGGAATTACTTTTTAACTATGGAATGTGTCCGCCTTCTTTAATGTTTATAAAAGAATTAGAAGAAATGAAGAAAAGACAGGTTTGGAAGAAAGCTAAAGCCCATTACGAGAAGCTTAAAAAAGCATGGAATGGGCCGGACGTATCGGTGCTAGTGCTTCCAAGCAATCCTAGAAATCGAAAAATGCAGCGTGAATTTAACGGAAGAGCAGGTGTCGCTTTTACCGATAAATTATTTGTTTTTATGACAAGTCATACATCTGATGAAGAAATGTTAGCGGTGCTTACTCATGAATACCATCATGTTTGCAGGCTAAAAGCCATTAATAAGTCTGATGAAACGATCACCTTGTTAGACGCTATGATGATGGAGGGGTTAGCTGAAAGAGCTGTAGAGGAGTATTGTGGTAAAAAGCATTTAGCTCCGTGGACAAATTATTATACGATTGAAGAAGCAAAAAAAATGTGGGAAAAGTATGTTAAACCTTATTACAACCTGTGTGCTGACGAAAAAAAATATGATCAACTATTATTCGGCCAAAATTGGTATCCAGAAATGATGGGCTACAATATCGGCTATCATCTTGTTACTTCATGTATGAAGCCCCAAATTTTAACGACTACACAGCTGCTTCCTCTTAGCACCAATACTATCTTAAAAAAATCTGCGTTCCAACTGTAA
- a CDS encoding ABC transporter ATP-binding protein — protein MDKKPFESTPLLEVKNLQTAFSINDSWHNAVDDVSFQVGRKRIVGVVGESGCGKSVLSLSVIGLLPKVNSQIRSGSVLFNGKNLTHLSEDEMNDVRGKDISMIFQEPMTSLNPVLTIGYQLQEVLFNHMNISKAEAREKSIALLKSVGISRSEKLIDEYPHQLSGGMRQRVMIAMAVACQPKLLIADEPTTALDVTVQAQILELLKEIQESNDMSIIMITHDLGVVAEMCDEVIVMYGGKIVEHTDVDTLFYAPKHPYTKALLHSIPRMEDDVEVLNTIKGIVPSLVNMPRTGCRFVNRCPHAMEDCSSVTPVLRPDSQGHDVACLLYENSYPSKGVKTS, from the coding sequence ATGGATAAAAAGCCCTTCGAATCGACACCTTTACTAGAAGTTAAAAATTTACAAACTGCTTTTTCTATTAATGATTCCTGGCATAATGCTGTGGACGACGTGTCGTTTCAAGTCGGACGAAAGCGAATTGTAGGAGTTGTAGGGGAATCTGGCTGTGGAAAAAGCGTGTTGTCTTTATCCGTTATTGGACTATTACCTAAAGTAAATAGTCAAATTAGAAGCGGAAGCGTTTTATTTAATGGGAAGAACCTTACGCACTTATCAGAAGATGAAATGAATGATGTTCGGGGAAAAGACATTTCAATGATTTTCCAAGAGCCGATGACATCTCTTAATCCTGTGTTAACCATTGGGTATCAGCTGCAGGAAGTATTGTTTAACCACATGAATATATCGAAAGCTGAAGCGCGTGAAAAAAGCATTGCGCTTTTAAAAAGCGTTGGTATTTCGAGATCTGAAAAGCTCATCGATGAATATCCGCATCAGCTGTCAGGAGGAATGAGGCAGCGTGTCATGATTGCCATGGCGGTAGCTTGTCAGCCCAAACTTTTAATTGCTGATGAGCCGACAACAGCCTTAGATGTTACGGTTCAAGCTCAAATTTTAGAATTGTTAAAAGAAATTCAAGAAAGCAATGATATGTCTATTATAATGATTACACATGATTTAGGAGTAGTTGCTGAGATGTGTGATGAAGTGATCGTCATGTATGGTGGGAAAATTGTTGAGCATACAGATGTTGATACGTTATTTTATGCCCCAAAACATCCGTACACGAAAGCGCTTCTTCACTCAATTCCACGCATGGAAGATGATGTAGAAGTATTGAATACGATCAAAGGAATTGTGCCTTCTCTTGTAAACATGCCGCGGACAGGCTGTCGTTTCGTTAACCGCTGTCCTCATGCAATGGAAGACTGCAGTTCTGTTACGCCTGTTCTTCGCCCGGATTCACAGGGGCATGACGTCGCATGTCTGCTGTATGAAAATAGCTATCCGTCAAAAGGAGTGAAGACAAGCTAA
- a CDS encoding ABC transporter ATP-binding protein, which produces MTKAVKDVLLEVQHLKTYYPIHGGFFRKKIGDVKAVDGISFAIRKGETLGLVGESGCGKSTAGRTILRLLEPTSGKIIFDGKDITEVKGTSLRKIRQDFQMVFQDPYASLNPMQMVGDVISEPIRNFTGKSTNQLKSEVMNLLTKVGLPEDAYYKYPHEFSGGQRQRIGIARALALRPKLIIADEPVSALDVSVQSQVLNLLKELQQEFDLTFLFIAHDLSVVKHMSDRIGVMYLGGLVEIADKKSLYAEPLHPYTQALVSAIPEPDPRKKKQRIILQGDVPSPIDPPKGCAFHPRCIHAMAECSQTKPALKEVRPGHQVACHLYNS; this is translated from the coding sequence ATGACTAAAGCGGTGAAAGATGTATTGCTAGAAGTTCAACATTTAAAAACCTATTATCCTATTCACGGCGGATTTTTCCGAAAGAAAATTGGTGATGTAAAAGCAGTTGACGGTATTTCTTTTGCTATCCGAAAAGGTGAAACGCTCGGGCTGGTAGGAGAATCTGGATGTGGAAAATCCACGGCAGGAAGAACGATTCTGAGGCTGTTGGAACCAACTAGCGGAAAAATTATTTTCGATGGTAAAGATATCACAGAAGTAAAAGGGACTTCTCTCCGTAAAATCAGACAAGATTTCCAAATGGTTTTTCAAGATCCCTATGCTTCCCTCAATCCAATGCAAATGGTTGGAGATGTTATTTCTGAACCAATTCGGAATTTCACAGGAAAATCAACCAATCAATTAAAATCAGAAGTTATGAATCTACTTACAAAAGTAGGGTTACCGGAAGATGCATACTATAAATATCCTCACGAATTTTCCGGTGGACAGCGTCAGCGTATTGGAATTGCACGTGCACTTGCACTTCGTCCAAAACTTATTATTGCTGATGAACCGGTATCCGCACTCGACGTTTCTGTCCAATCACAAGTTTTAAACCTTCTTAAAGAACTTCAACAAGAATTCGATCTAACCTTTTTATTTATTGCCCATGATTTGAGTGTTGTTAAACATATGAGTGACCGTATCGGTGTTATGTACCTAGGTGGTTTAGTGGAAATTGCAGATAAGAAAAGTCTATATGCAGAGCCATTGCACCCTTATACGCAAGCGCTTGTATCGGCTATACCTGAACCAGATCCACGAAAGAAAAAACAGCGTATTATTTTACAGGGAGATGTGCCAAGTCCAATTGATCCACCAAAAGGCTGTGCGTTTCATCCTCGCTGTATACATGCAATGGCAGAGTGCAGCCAAACAAAACCTGCCTTAAAGGAGGTGAGACCTGGCCATCAAGTAGCTTGCCATTTATATAACTCGTAA
- the opp4A gene encoding oligopeptide ABC transporter substrate-binding protein, translated as MMKKKSFLSLVSVLLVLSLFLAACSGGSSSSSSSKEGGEIKTEGAKTDKPKDGGTITYGIDGAPEGLFEYALYGSAYDSQILEFINEGLFTYDKKLKIKSDLATWDVSGDKLTYTFKLKKGIKWHNGDPLTADDFKYTYETIADKDYTGPRYVNVEHIKGAQEYHDGKADSISGVEVVDPQTFKVTFKEVRVNNLDNLWPYPMPKKYYEGIAVKDLAESKQVRKEPIGVGPFKVKKVVASEYVQMERNDDYWKGKPHLDGVVVKVLDPSVSAGALKKGDVDIMDVRPADLGQVEKAENLDFLEGKSTSYSYIGLRFGHRDQKTGKNVDDYDKFKDLKLRQALLYAIDRKAMVKAFMNDKAVVSNTVIPSVFWIAADQKDLTNYKYSPEKAKKLLAEAGYKDKNNDGFVEDPNGKPFTISFGHYAGPANFEGRAKAIMQAWNDIGIKTKLATGSLVEFNLYNEMKDNDDKVLEAFFGSWDTGSDPDPTGLWSSNAEWNYGRWVNKESDQMLKGGLSEKSFDDKYRKDVYVKWQKFFNEQLPALPLWENINIYAVNKRVKNVTLDPSTVVVDPEKWSVTE; from the coding sequence ATGATGAAAAAGAAATCGTTTTTATCACTTGTTTCCGTTTTGCTTGTGCTATCGCTTTTTCTAGCGGCATGCAGCGGTGGAAGCAGTTCTTCATCTTCTAGTAAAGAAGGCGGAGAAATAAAAACTGAAGGTGCAAAAACAGACAAGCCAAAAGATGGCGGAACGATTACGTATGGGATTGACGGAGCGCCGGAAGGGCTTTTTGAGTATGCGTTGTATGGTAGTGCATATGATAGCCAAATCTTAGAATTTATCAATGAAGGGCTCTTTACCTATGATAAGAAATTAAAGATTAAATCTGACTTAGCTACTTGGGACGTGAGTGGTGATAAACTAACTTACACGTTTAAATTAAAAAAGGGCATTAAGTGGCATAACGGAGATCCGTTAACTGCAGATGATTTTAAATATACGTATGAAACGATTGCCGATAAAGATTATACAGGTCCACGCTATGTAAACGTTGAGCATATTAAAGGCGCTCAAGAATATCACGACGGCAAAGCGGATTCTATTTCTGGAGTTGAAGTAGTAGATCCGCAAACATTTAAAGTAACGTTTAAAGAAGTTCGTGTAAATAACTTAGACAATCTATGGCCGTATCCAATGCCGAAAAAGTACTATGAAGGAATTGCTGTAAAAGATCTTGCAGAGTCCAAACAAGTTCGTAAGGAGCCAATTGGTGTTGGACCGTTTAAAGTGAAAAAAGTGGTAGCAAGTGAATATGTCCAAATGGAGCGTAATGATGATTATTGGAAAGGTAAGCCTCATCTTGATGGCGTTGTTGTAAAAGTACTGGATCCATCTGTTTCCGCTGGAGCATTGAAAAAAGGTGATGTAGACATTATGGATGTTCGTCCAGCTGATTTAGGGCAAGTTGAAAAAGCAGAAAACTTAGACTTTTTGGAAGGGAAATCAACTAGTTATTCGTATATTGGTCTACGATTTGGACATCGTGATCAAAAGACTGGTAAAAACGTAGATGATTACGATAAGTTCAAAGACCTAAAACTTCGTCAAGCATTGCTTTATGCAATAGATAGAAAAGCAATGGTAAAAGCATTTATGAACGATAAAGCGGTTGTTTCTAATACAGTTATTCCGTCTGTATTCTGGATTGCTGCCGACCAAAAAGATTTAACAAATTACAAGTATAGTCCAGAAAAAGCTAAAAAATTATTAGCCGAAGCTGGTTATAAAGATAAGAATAATGATGGTTTTGTAGAAGATCCAAACGGAAAACCATTTACGATCTCATTCGGTCACTATGCTGGTCCAGCCAACTTCGAGGGTCGTGCGAAGGCTATTATGCAAGCATGGAATGATATTGGTATTAAAACAAAATTAGCAACGGGTTCACTTGTTGAATTTAACTTGTACAATGAAATGAAAGATAACGACGATAAGGTGTTAGAAGCGTTCTTTGGTTCTTGGGACACTGGTTCAGATCCAGACCCTACAGGATTATGGAGCTCTAATGCTGAATGGAACTATGGACGTTGGGTAAATAAGGAATCTGACCAAATGCTTAAAGGCGGTTTAAGTGAAAAATCATTTGATGATAAATACCGTAAAGATGTATATGTAAAATGGCAAAAATTCTTTAATGAGCAGCTGCCAGCACTTCCTTTATGGGAAAATATCAATATTTATGCTGTGAATAAGCGTGTGAAAAACGTAACTCTAGATCCATCAACGGTAGTTGTAGATCCGGAGAAATGGTCTGTAACGGAATAA
- the opp4B gene encoding oligopeptide ABC transporter permease: MLQYSLRRILGMIPMLILISFVVFSLAKMMPGDPFGGEINPSNTDPKYIEEMRDKLGYNDPIYVQYWNWVKGVAQGDLGKSTTHKLPTLDIILERMPNTIFLALTSLLITYVFAFILGMYAGRKPYTLADNFIAGYNYFALAVPSFIAGIVGIYLFSFQLGWFPFSGSVEVGLKEGSWEFIQSRIHHVILPALILGLMSTAQYTQFLRNDIIENSRKDFVRTARAKGTKESKIYNVHILRNSMIPLITFLGFDLVTIISGSIITETIFTYPGIGKLFVDSVATRDYSVMMSLTMLFSILTLVGNLIADLLYGVADPRIRLD; this comes from the coding sequence ATGCTGCAATACTCACTAAGACGTATTTTAGGGATGATTCCAATGTTGATTCTGATCTCCTTTGTTGTGTTTTCCCTGGCAAAAATGATGCCAGGGGACCCTTTTGGGGGAGAAATCAACCCTAGTAATACAGATCCAAAATACATTGAGGAAATGCGTGATAAGCTAGGATATAACGATCCTATCTACGTTCAATATTGGAACTGGGTAAAGGGAGTGGCACAAGGAGATTTAGGAAAGTCAACAACTCATAAGTTACCGACATTAGATATTATTTTAGAGCGTATGCCTAATACCATCTTTTTAGCTTTGACTTCGCTTTTGATTACGTATGTGTTTGCATTTATTTTAGGTATGTATGCAGGAAGAAAACCGTATACCTTAGCAGATAACTTTATTGCAGGATATAATTACTTTGCATTAGCGGTTCCATCGTTTATCGCAGGGATCGTAGGCATTTATTTATTTTCCTTTCAGTTAGGTTGGTTTCCATTTAGCGGTTCTGTTGAAGTAGGATTGAAAGAGGGCTCATGGGAATTTATTCAAAGTAGAATTCATCACGTTATATTACCTGCGCTGATTCTTGGCTTGATGTCGACCGCGCAGTACACCCAATTTTTGCGTAATGATATTATTGAAAACAGTCGCAAAGATTTTGTACGCACAGCTAGAGCGAAAGGGACAAAAGAATCTAAAATTTATAATGTTCATATCTTACGCAACTCAATGATTCCGCTTATTACGTTTTTAGGGTTTGATCTTGTGACAATCATTAGCGGTTCTATCATCACAGAGACGATCTTTACGTATCCAGGAATAGGAAAGTTGTTTGTTGACTCTGTAGCAACTCGTGACTATTCAGTTATGATGTCGCTTACAATGCTGTTTTCAATTTTAACACTGGTTGGGAATCTGATTGCTGATTTGTTATACGGCGTAGCAGATCCGCGTATTCGTTTGGATTAG